In Streptococcus respiraculi, one DNA window encodes the following:
- a CDS encoding PTS sugar transporter subunit IIC has product MLDKIERILAPLAVKLGNNRELIAIRDGFLVSTPLLIVASIFLVIANFPIPGYSEFIAHAFGQGWESYLDPIINATFSCVGLLGAVGIGYSYGKQLNTDAIAAGAVSLVSFLILAPQAHPNFVDSATDKVFKGFAFGNLGSAGLFIAMISALLAVRIFTFVKNKGWVIKLPDGVPPAVTASFAALVPSMFVMFFFLLVNILFSLTSYGYAHNFIYQILQAPLMGFGQSVIFEPIYQFLSTLFWFFGINGPAVTNTIFSPIHLALTTENLEAFQAGLPLPNIFTGPFGDFFGNFGGGGSTLSLVLLMVFAGKSERMKKLGRLSILPGIFGINEMVIFGLPVVLNPVILVPFLFVPLMNTVLATLATMAGIIPYTTGAALPWTTPLFFSGWLSTGSIVAGLFQIFLVSLGCAVYYPFFKVLDNQYLRDETSGENVEEDDLDDISLDDLSFD; this is encoded by the coding sequence ATGTTGGATAAAATAGAGCGTATTTTAGCTCCTCTGGCTGTCAAATTAGGGAACAACAGGGAGTTAATTGCGATTCGTGACGGTTTCTTGGTTAGTACACCTTTATTGATTGTGGCATCTATCTTTTTGGTCATTGCCAATTTCCCAATTCCAGGCTATTCAGAATTTATCGCACACGCATTTGGACAAGGATGGGAAAGCTATTTAGACCCCATTATCAATGCTACCTTTAGCTGTGTAGGTTTACTTGGTGCAGTAGGAATTGGGTATTCGTATGGTAAGCAGCTCAATACGGATGCGATTGCAGCGGGAGCTGTGTCGCTCGTTTCCTTCTTGATTTTAGCGCCACAGGCTCATCCCAACTTTGTCGATAGTGCAACAGATAAGGTATTCAAAGGATTTGCTTTTGGAAACTTGGGCTCTGCTGGTTTGTTCATCGCGATGATTTCAGCCTTATTAGCAGTACGAATCTTTACCTTTGTAAAAAATAAGGGCTGGGTTATTAAATTACCAGACGGAGTTCCACCAGCAGTAACGGCATCTTTTGCAGCCTTGGTTCCAAGTATGTTTGTTATGTTCTTCTTCCTGCTTGTCAATATCCTATTCTCATTGACAAGTTATGGATATGCGCATAACTTTATCTATCAAATTTTGCAAGCTCCTTTAATGGGATTTGGTCAAAGTGTTATTTTTGAGCCAATCTATCAATTCCTATCTACCTTGTTCTGGTTCTTTGGAATCAATGGACCAGCGGTTACCAATACCATCTTTAGTCCAATTCACTTGGCTTTGACAACCGAAAACTTGGAAGCCTTTCAAGCAGGACTTCCTTTGCCAAATATCTTTACAGGTCCGTTTGGTGACTTCTTTGGAAACTTCGGTGGTGGGGGAAGTACCTTATCTCTTGTGCTTCTAATGGTATTTGCTGGTAAATCAGAGCGAATGAAGAAATTAGGACGCTTGTCCATTTTACCCGGTATCTTTGGTATCAACGAAATGGTCATTTTTGGTCTGCCAGTAGTATTGAATCCGGTTATTCTCGTGCCATTCCTTTTTGTTCCATTGATGAATACGGTCTTAGCAACACTTGCGACAATGGCAGGAATTATTCCTTATACAACAGGGGCTGCACTTCCATGGACAACTCCATTATTCTTCTCAGGATGGTTATCAACCGGAAGCATCGTTGCAGGTTTGTTCCAAATCTTCTTAGTTTCCTTAGGTTGTGCGGTTTACTATCCATTCTTTAAGGTACTCGATAATCAATACCTACGCGATGAGACAAGTGGCGAAAATGTAGAAGAAGATGATTTAGACGACATTTCTCTAGATGATTTGTCATTTGATTAA
- a CDS encoding PTS lactose/cellobiose transporter subunit IIA — MQDLEMICFKMISNLGAARSLFMEALQAAKAYEFDKARQLIEEGESYRLKGHDVHFELLSKESSGEGENVTLLLLHAEDQLMSSEIIKLLAEETIGVYETFHQFENND, encoded by the coding sequence ATGCAAGACTTAGAAATGATTTGCTTTAAGATGATTAGTAACCTAGGAGCAGCACGTTCCTTATTTATGGAAGCTCTTCAGGCTGCTAAAGCGTATGAATTTGATAAGGCACGGCAACTGATCGAGGAAGGTGAAAGCTACCGCTTAAAGGGGCATGACGTTCATTTTGAGCTATTAAGTAAGGAAAGTTCAGGAGAAGGAGAAAATGTAACCTTACTACTTTTGCATGCAGAAGATCAATTGATGAGTTCAGAAATTATCAAACTGCTTGCAGAAGAAACGATTGGAGTCTATGAAACATTTCATCAATTTGAAAATAATGATTAA
- a CDS encoding PTS sugar transporter subunit IIB, with the protein MKKIYLFCNAGMSTSLVASKMQDVANQHQLPIEVKAFSDAKLASTVEEYHPDVILLGPQVKFKYEETKKKYEPEGIPVAVIDLEDYGNVNGERILKRAIKMLKEKGGK; encoded by the coding sequence ATGAAAAAAATTTATTTATTTTGCAACGCTGGCATGTCTACTAGTCTAGTGGCTAGCAAAATGCAGGATGTTGCAAATCAACACCAACTACCGATTGAAGTCAAAGCGTTCTCAGATGCTAAGCTAGCTTCAACGGTCGAAGAATACCACCCAGATGTCATTTTGTTAGGACCGCAGGTCAAATTCAAATACGAAGAGACCAAGAAAAAGTATGAACCTGAAGGGATTCCAGTAGCGGTTATTGATTTAGAAGACTATGGAAATGTCAATGGTGAGCGGATTTTAAAACGAGCAATTAAGATGCTCAAGGAAAAAGGAGGAAAGTAG
- a CDS encoding GrdB-related putative oxidoreductase has protein sequence MMRVVLFFDQIQAGAGGKDKTDVPLAVEKGGIGAYLTFQQYLDKSLSVIATTYSGTGYFQDHKEEVITKMLGLLKKVKADFVLCGPCYNYEPYAEMAAQLAAAVSEQLPDCQAIVMCSEENKRIIDTFKQQVVMVKMPKKGGVGLSDSFKNLSKVMVAVGQGQSLDDLATCIYQ, from the coding sequence ATGATGAGAGTCGTATTATTTTTTGATCAAATCCAAGCAGGTGCAGGTGGAAAAGATAAGACAGATGTGCCGTTGGCTGTTGAAAAAGGTGGAATTGGTGCTTATCTAACCTTCCAGCAGTATCTGGATAAATCCTTGTCGGTTATTGCAACAACCTATTCTGGGACAGGCTATTTTCAAGATCATAAAGAAGAAGTGATTACCAAAATGTTGGGTCTTTTGAAGAAAGTAAAGGCTGATTTTGTCTTGTGCGGTCCTTGCTATAATTATGAACCCTATGCGGAAATGGCTGCTCAACTAGCTGCTGCTGTTTCTGAACAGTTACCAGACTGCCAAGCCATTGTCATGTGCTCAGAGGAAAATAAGCGAATTATTGATACCTTTAAGCAGCAAGTAGTTATGGTTAAGATGCCGAAAAAAGGTGGTGTTGGGCTTAGTGATTCCTTTAAAAATCTCTCGAAGGTCATGGTGGCAGTCGGGCAAGGTCAATCCCTAGATGATCTTGCAACATGTATATATCAGTAG